In the genome of Dermatobacter hominis, the window AGCGCCGTCCGGGAGTTCGTCCACGCCGACCAGCTCCACGTCGTCGGTGGTCGTGTCGTGGCGAGCGGCGACGAAGCGGGTGTCGGCGGGGACGTCGATCCCGCGTGACGCCAGCTCGGCGCGCACCTCCGGGTCGTTGAGGAGGTCGGCCGCCACCCGGGCGTTCACCAGTCCGGAGTGCCCGCCGCAGGCGCCGCAGTCCAGGCCGGCCGCGAACGGGTTGTTCGCCGAGGTCGAGCCGTGGCCGGCCAGCACCACGAACGGGGCGAAGCCGTCGACGAGCGACATCCCGCGCAGCATGCCCTCGGCGAGGTCCACCCGGTCCCCCACCGGCACGCCGGAGCCCGGCACGAGCTCCGACGCGTCGAGCGACGGCCGGATCCGGCGGGCCTGGCGCCGGCCGAGCCCTGCGACGGCCGGGTCGCGCACGGGGCGGCTGATGCCCAGCGAGTCGGACGCCAGCTTGGGGAGGTAGGCGAGGCCGACCGGCCCGACGAACGAGAAGCAGGAGACCGCTCCCATCTTGAAGGACTTCCACGCCCGGTGGATCTGGCGGGACCGCTGCCGGATCCTCGCAGCATCGGCGCCCGTCGGCGAGCTGTCTTGAGGGGCCGTCTCCGCGACCGTGAGCTGCGGCGCGAGCAGGACCGGGCACTGGGCCTCGCCCTCGTCGTGGCCGATCGCGACGTGGCTGATCGGCAGGCCGAAGAACCCGGCGAAGCCGAGCGTCTCGAGTCGATCGTCCGCCGCCTCGAGGTGCCGGCGGAGGATCTCCGAGCGGACGTCGATGCAGAAGACGGCCTGCGCGAGCGGACGTCCGGCGCCGGCGGCCGGAGCTGCGGAACGGCCGGCAGACTCGAAGCGCTCGATCCACCGGCGCTGCTCGGAGCGGTCGTAGGCCTCCTGGGCGCGGAGGAGGGCGTCGACTCGGTCCGTTGGCCGGTCCAGGTCGGCCGCCGACGCCTCGGCGACGGCACCAGCCCATCGCTCGGGGACGGCGGTGCCGTCCAGGGCGCGCAGCATCATGGCCTCCCAGCACAGGACGACCGCGATCCACTGCTGCAGCCGGTCGTCGTCGACGCCGTCGCGGTCGCTCTCCCAGCACAGCCGGGCGATGTGGGCGGACCAGCCGCGGACCCGGAGGAGGAGGGCGAGCAGGTACGCCTCGCAGACGGGTCCGGGCAGGCCGAGCACGCCGAGCGCCGCCGCTGCTGCCTCCGCCGGATCGTCCGGGAGCTCGGCCACCAGCCGACGGAAGCCCTTGAGACCGAGGATCTCTGGCGTCCGGTCGACCGACGCGTCGTGGCGCCACGACGCGTACACCGGCAGGTCGCGCTCCGCGGCGGTCCAGATCGCCTGGCCGAGGTCGAAGTAGGCGGAGGCCCAGGAGCCGATCCGATCGGTCACGGCCCCGGTCCAGTCCTGGCCGGTGACCTCGCCTGCGACCGAGGCGACCGTGGGCACGGACGCTTCGACCGGCGCCGACCGCTCTGCCCGGCGGAGGGCCACCACCAGGTCCTCCAGGCCGCCGTCGCCGCCGGCGGCGGCCACGTCCTCGTCGACGATGTCACCCCGATCGATCGCCGCGAGGTAGAAGGACGGGTCCATGGCGCTGGTCGCGCCGACGGCGGCCGCCAGACGCCGTGCGGCGGCGTCGAAGGTGAGCTCGCTCATCCCGAGGTAGGGGTTGACCGCCACGAAGCTCTCGAGGGGCCAGGCAGGGGCGACGCGGCGGGCCGCCCCACCGATCGCCGCCTCCAGCTCGGGGTCGACGCCCGGCTCCGGCAGGACCTGCGGCGCCCTGGCAGCGGGGGCGGCGTCGGGGGCAGGCGCATCGAGGGCGGTACGGGTGGACAGGTCGGTCATGACGGCACCTCACTGGCACGGGTCGGACGGACGAGGGCGGGGACGTTCGCAGCGGGGGCGGATGGGTGCGGCCAGATGGCGGCGACCACGCGCTCGAAGGCCACGTCGGCGTAGAGGCCGTTGCGCAGGTGGACGAGCATGCGGCGGGCCCGGGCCGAGGGCGGTCCGGACGGATGCAGCATCTGCAGCCGGATGACCCAGGCGAAGGCGGTCAGGACGACCAGCACCAGGGCCACCTGCAGGGGCGTGCGGGTGTCGGGCTCCACGACGGTGCCGTCGAGCAGGCGGTGGGCCCCGGCCTCGAGGAGGAAGAACGACGAAGTGACACCGGCGGCGGCGACCACGGCGACGGCCCGCACGGCTGGGAAGCTGCGGGCGTCGAGCGCAGGGGCGATCAGCAGGCTCGTCCCCATGACGAGGACGGCACCGACGAGGAGCAGCATCGGCTCGTCGACGACTTCGACGCCGAGGAGCATGGCGATGCCGAGGTAGAGGCCGGCAGCGACCAGTGCGCTCAGGACCAGCGGCCCCGGCCGGCCGAGGCGGGCCGGGAGGTGCACGGTCGAGGCCCGACGCTCGTCGACGGTGCTGCCCGACGAGAGGAACGCGTGGGCCTTGTAGAAGGAGTGGGCGACCAGGTGCAGCAGCGCCGCCGAGTAGAAGCCCATGCCGCAGATCAGGAGCATGAAGCCCATGTGCGCTGCGCTCGAGTAGGCGAGCGACACCTTGACCGACGGCTGCGTGAGCAGGATCACCGAGGCGACAAGGGCGGTCGTGGCCCCCACGACGATCAGCACGGTCGTGGCCGCCACCGCGCCGTCGACCACGGCCGACGACCGCAGCACGAGGAAGGGGCCGGCGTTGAGGAGACCGGCGTGGAGCAGCGCCGAGACCGGGGTGGGGGTCTCCATGACCTCGATCAGCCAGCCCTGCGTGGGGAACTGGGCGGACTTGAGCGCCGCGGCCACGACCACCGCGAGCGCCGCCACGACGGTCGCCACGTCCGCGCCGCCGGGGTCGAGCTCCAGGCTCCTCGAGATCGCCGCCAGGTCTCCGGTCCCGAACCGCTGGTGGAGGAGCACGCAGGCCAGGACTAGGGCGACGTCGCACACGCGGGCAACCACGAACCGCTTGCGTGCTGCGAGCACGGCTCGGACCCGGTGCGGGTCGAACGTGAGCAGCCGGTGGAGGCCGAGGCTGGCCCCGATCCAGGCCAGGACGAGCAGCGCCAGGTTCCCGGCGATGACGAGCACCTCGACCGCGGCGATCGTCTGCGCCAGGCGGACGAGAAAGGTCCCCCGCCGAGGATCGCCCTCGAGGTAGGTGCAGCTGTAGGCGAACACCACGGCGGCGAGGATCGACACCATGGTCAGCATCGTCACGCTGAGGGCGTCGAGGCGGATCGAGGCGCCGAGCCCGTCCCAGCCGAGCGTCGGACCCGTGACCGCCCCGTCGACCGCGACCGAGGACGCGGCGGCGACCGCGGCGACGACTCCCACCCCGGCGGCGACCTTGCCGGCGCGGACGACGACCTCGGACGACCGCAGGCGAGGGACCAGTCCCGTCGCCGCCGCCACCAGGAACGACGCCGGGGCGATCAGTACGAGCGTGGTCATCAGCGTCGGCATGCAGCCGCCCTCCGGTCCGACGCCGGCCGATCCGGCGATCGACCACACCATACTCACGAGTCAAAACACACGCAACCTATTTCGTATGATGCGCATCGGCTAAAGGCGCGGTCGACTCTGGATCACTCGAGCGTCGAGTAGCTGGTGGAGCGGTCCTCGACCCGCCCGCCCCCGACCTCGGCCACGCTCTCAGCCAGGTCCCGCAGGTAGTCGCCGATCACCGGGCGGTTGCCCGCCGACACCGTCGCGTGCAGCGAGTCGGGAGGCGTCTGGCGGTCGTGGAACCAGCCGCGGGCGAGCAGGACGTCGCCCACCGCGAAGATGTCCAGGGTGGGCTCCGCCCCCGGATCGGCCGAGATCGCCACCAGATGCGCCTGCGGCTCACCGAGCACCCGGAGGCCAGGCTGCGCCATCACCCCCTCGACCAGCAGCTGCCGGGCCTCGATCGTGGCCTCGGTCAGGCGGAGGTACCCCTCGAGCCCGAGGTGGTGCAGGATCGCCCACGCGCAGGCCATCGGCAGGCCGGCGCGGGTGCCCTGCATGTTCGGCGAGGCGTAGAAGCCCCCGAGCCAGTCGTCGAAGACGAAGGTCTGGAACCGCCGCAGGGACTTGTCGCGGTGCAGCACGACCGAGGCGCCCTTCGGGGCGTAGCCCAGCTTGTGGATGTCGGCCGAGATGCTGGTGACGCCGTCGACACGGAAGTCCCACGGCGGGACGGGGTGGCCCAGGCGCTCCATGAACGGCAGCACGAAGCCGCCCATGCATGCGTCGGTGTGGAAGTTGGCGCCCGCGGCCGCAGCCAGCGCAGCCAGCTCCGGGATCGGGTCGACGACGCCTTGCGGGTACTGCGGCGCCGAGCCCACGACGAGGACCGTGTCGTCGGAGATCGCGGCGGCGGCCGCCTCCACGTCGGCCCGCCAGTCGGCGTCCACCGGGATCTTGCGGACCGTGATGCCGAAGTAGTGCGCCGCCTTGTGGAACGCAGCGTGGGCGCTGACCGGGAGCACCATCTCGGGTCGGGTGACGCCGCGCTCGGCCCGTCCGCGCTCACGCGCCGCCTTCACCGCCATGAGGATGCTCTCGGTGCCCCCGGAGGTGATGAAGCCCGCCGCCTCGGTGCCGTGCAGGAGGTCTGCGGTGATCCCCACGACCTCGGACTGGATCTCGCCCAGGCTGGGGAACGCCAGCGTGTTGAGCGCGTTGTCGTGCAGGAACATCGCCGCCACGGCCTGGAGCACCTCGTCGGCCTCGGGGCCGGCGTCGTAGATCATCCCGAACGTCCGGCCCTCCTGCCATCGCACGTCCGACGCGCGCTTGGCAGCGAGCCGATCGAGGATCTCGTCCTTCGTGGATCCGGCCTCCGGCAGTCGCATCGTCAACTCCTCCTCACGGTTCCCACCCGCCCACGGCCTCGATCCCCGCCGACAGCAGGTCGGCACCACGCTCGATGGCTCGGCGCTCCCACTCCCGGTCGTCGGGCGCGAAGCAGCAGCGGTACTCCCAGATGGCCTCGGCGTGCTCGGGCACGGATCGGTCCCCGTGCCGGTGCACCCACCGTGACCGGTACGTCGCCACGAGTTGCTCCATGTCGGGCGCCGTGCCGATCTCCGCCGATGTGGACACGGCGGTGCCGGCCGGCATCAGGTCGCGGATGCCGTTGGCGATCTGACCGGACTTCGTCCCCGTCGTGGCGTCCGGGTTGCCCACGGTCGCCTCGACGGTCGCTCCGGGGAAGCGCTCGGTCAGGTACCGGTGCTGTTCGGTGCTCGGGTCCGCGTCGGACAGGAGCGTGATCTCCCCCGTCGGTCCGTGGCCCGTGTGGAGGTCCAGCACGAGAAGGTGCTCGCGACCGAGGATGCGCTCCTCGACGAGTGCCTCCAGGATCCGGTTGGACTCCTCGGTCCGGATCCCGCCGTAGTGCATCCCGTCGGGGTGCCGGTACTGGCCCTTGGTGATCGCGTCCCGCACCCACGCCTCGCCGTGGCGCTCGACGAGCGCCGCGGCCTCGACCCCGAGCACCGACACGTCGGGCATCGTCGGCGTGTCGGGGCAGGCGAGGTGGTGGATCTCGTCGTACGCGTCGTTCTGGCGGGGTTCGCCGTCGTCC includes:
- a CDS encoding YbcC family protein, whose amino-acid sequence is MTDLSTRTALDAPAPDAAPAARAPQVLPEPGVDPELEAAIGGAARRVAPAWPLESFVAVNPYLGMSELTFDAAARRLAAAVGATSAMDPSFYLAAIDRGDIVDEDVAAAGGDGGLEDLVVALRRAERSAPVEASVPTVASVAGEVTGQDWTGAVTDRIGSWASAYFDLGQAIWTAAERDLPVYASWRHDASVDRTPEILGLKGFRRLVAELPDDPAEAAAAALGVLGLPGPVCEAYLLALLLRVRGWSAHIARLCWESDRDGVDDDRLQQWIAVVLCWEAMMLRALDGTAVPERWAGAVAEASAADLDRPTDRVDALLRAQEAYDRSEQRRWIERFESAGRSAAPAAGAGRPLAQAVFCIDVRSEILRRHLEAADDRLETLGFAGFFGLPISHVAIGHDEGEAQCPVLLAPQLTVAETAPQDSSPTGADAARIRQRSRQIHRAWKSFKMGAVSCFSFVGPVGLAYLPKLASDSLGISRPVRDPAVAGLGRRQARRIRPSLDASELVPGSGVPVGDRVDLAEGMLRGMSLVDGFAPFVVLAGHGSTSANNPFAAGLDCGACGGHSGLVNARVAADLLNDPEVRAELASRGIDVPADTRFVAARHDTTTDDVELVGVDELPDGAASLLAPVRAALDTAAASTRRERAPRLGVTADRAADRRIRHRARDWAQVRPEWGLAGCSAFIAAPRHRTAGLDLEGRAFLHSYDWRLDDGFSVLELIMTAPMVVADWINLQYFGSTVDPEIFGAGDKTLHNVVGRLGVLEGAHGDLRSGLPIQSVHDGTGFQHQPVRLSAVVEAPIDAMDDVLERHPEVRALCSNGWVSLFAMGDDGRISHRYDGESSWVGIRD
- a CDS encoding proton-conducting transporter transmembrane domain-containing protein, with protein sequence MPTLMTTLVLIAPASFLVAAATGLVPRLRSSEVVVRAGKVAAGVGVVAAVAAASSVAVDGAVTGPTLGWDGLGASIRLDALSVTMLTMVSILAAVVFAYSCTYLEGDPRRGTFLVRLAQTIAAVEVLVIAGNLALLVLAWIGASLGLHRLLTFDPHRVRAVLAARKRFVVARVCDVALVLACVLLHQRFGTGDLAAISRSLELDPGGADVATVVAALAVVVAAALKSAQFPTQGWLIEVMETPTPVSALLHAGLLNAGPFLVLRSSAVVDGAVAATTVLIVVGATTALVASVILLTQPSVKVSLAYSSAAHMGFMLLICGMGFYSAALLHLVAHSFYKAHAFLSSGSTVDERRASTVHLPARLGRPGPLVLSALVAAGLYLGIAMLLGVEVVDEPMLLLVGAVLVMGTSLLIAPALDARSFPAVRAVAVVAAAGVTSSFFLLEAGAHRLLDGTVVEPDTRTPLQVALVLVVLTAFAWVIRLQMLHPSGPPSARARRMLVHLRNGLYADVAFERVVAAIWPHPSAPAANVPALVRPTRASEVPS
- a CDS encoding pyridoxal phosphate-dependent decarboxylase family protein: MRLPEAGSTKDEILDRLAAKRASDVRWQEGRTFGMIYDAGPEADEVLQAVAAMFLHDNALNTLAFPSLGEIQSEVVGITADLLHGTEAAGFITSGGTESILMAVKAARERGRAERGVTRPEMVLPVSAHAAFHKAAHYFGITVRKIPVDADWRADVEAAAAAISDDTVLVVGSAPQYPQGVVDPIPELAALAAAAGANFHTDACMGGFVLPFMERLGHPVPPWDFRVDGVTSISADIHKLGYAPKGASVVLHRDKSLRRFQTFVFDDWLGGFYASPNMQGTRAGLPMACAWAILHHLGLEGYLRLTEATIEARQLLVEGVMAQPGLRVLGEPQAHLVAISADPGAEPTLDIFAVGDVLLARGWFHDRQTPPDSLHATVSAGNRPVIGDYLRDLAESVAEVGGGRVEDRSTSYSTLE
- a CDS encoding DUF2817 domain-containing protein, yielding MRRVPLSYDECRTRFRHEVARASLEVESFPIEARGPEGQELTIDVTTFGPGDASRALLVMSGVHGVEGFIGSVLQCDLIARTGPGDLPDDVDVVVVHAVNPWGMAWWRRENESNVDLNRNWRRDDGEPRQNDAYDEIHHLACPDTPTMPDVSVLGVEAAALVERHGEAWVRDAITKGQYRHPDGMHYGGIRTEESNRILEALVEERILGREHLLVLDLHTGHGPTGEITLLSDADPSTEQHRYLTERFPGATVEATVGNPDATTGTKSGQIANGIRDLMPAGTAVSTSAEIGTAPDMEQLVATYRSRWVHRHGDRSVPEHAEAIWEYRCCFAPDDREWERRAIERGADLLSAGIEAVGGWEP